Proteins encoded in a region of the Pseudodesulfovibrio sp. S3 genome:
- a CDS encoding TolC family protein, whose amino-acid sequence MKEYQRSVWIIVSCVLLTLASAGQSLAEETPDAVEPVVLQLNMGDVVGLVLRNNLNVQTSYLSRVLQKFNLEQAEAKFEPNVNVDGTVNLEAIEKRKRMRGQSQRASSTTAGVGATATVDQKVPTGATLTFTWDNTHNDNTDGSLSYDSAAGKIDRDSSRSGGQQSSWSINVTQPLLKGGGIDYNMASIQLARIQEQRNILSLRDSLSGLINEGVNHFFTFVQAKENLEIQRQALERSKRLLETNRLKMELGRMSQSDVVQAEADEASQELSLEQTRNSFDDARRNLLNFLNLEPNLVIDPVKTDYRIVTPDLDACMVVAVKNNQAYLDKVFAVTEAETRFMMAENERMWDLSLKGGYGEAYSNDNPGYNHTDTEFKAGLELSAPINLWGEDYLNRKQALLQAVSDKRRSKIELQKAETDLQTSVANTVRNVNMRLKFITLAKRNSELKAKQLDNENTKLMTGRSTNFQVVTYQDQLVQAQQDEVASSISYLQSLLELDQLLGTTMDTWKVEFKHDDAALEKELNDEVRPLVWTWW is encoded by the coding sequence TTGAAAGAATATCAGCGGTCAGTGTGGATCATTGTCAGCTGTGTACTTTTGACGTTGGCCAGTGCCGGGCAATCTCTGGCAGAGGAAACGCCCGACGCCGTGGAACCTGTGGTGCTGCAGCTGAATATGGGAGATGTGGTCGGGTTGGTGCTGCGCAACAACCTGAATGTGCAGACCTCTTATTTGAGCCGTGTCCTGCAGAAGTTCAATCTTGAACAGGCTGAAGCCAAGTTCGAGCCCAATGTCAATGTCGACGGCACGGTCAATCTTGAAGCCATCGAGAAGAGAAAGCGGATGCGGGGACAGTCCCAAAGGGCATCTTCGACAACGGCGGGTGTCGGAGCCACGGCGACCGTGGACCAAAAGGTTCCGACAGGGGCCACCCTGACATTCACTTGGGACAATACCCACAATGACAACACCGACGGAAGTCTTTCCTATGACAGCGCGGCCGGAAAGATCGACCGCGACAGCAGCAGGTCGGGCGGGCAACAGTCCTCCTGGAGCATCAATGTCACCCAGCCCCTCCTCAAGGGAGGCGGTATCGACTATAACATGGCCTCCATCCAGCTTGCTCGTATCCAGGAGCAACGCAACATATTGAGTTTGCGCGATTCCCTGAGCGGTTTGATAAATGAAGGCGTAAATCATTTTTTTACCTTTGTTCAGGCAAAGGAAAACCTGGAAATCCAGAGACAGGCGCTTGAACGATCCAAACGGCTGCTGGAGACCAACCGTCTCAAGATGGAGCTGGGGCGGATGTCGCAAAGCGACGTGGTCCAGGCCGAAGCCGATGAGGCCTCGCAGGAGCTGTCCCTGGAGCAGACCCGAAACAGCTTTGATGATGCCAGGCGCAATCTGTTGAATTTTCTGAACCTTGAACCGAACCTTGTCATTGATCCGGTGAAGACGGACTACCGGATCGTCACTCCTGACCTGGACGCGTGCATGGTCGTGGCCGTGAAGAACAATCAGGCCTATCTGGATAAGGTCTTTGCCGTGACCGAGGCGGAAACCCGGTTCATGATGGCCGAGAACGAACGTATGTGGGACCTGTCGCTCAAGGGCGGGTATGGCGAAGCCTATTCCAATGACAACCCCGGTTACAACCATACCGACACCGAGTTCAAGGCGGGCCTGGAGCTCAGTGCTCCCATCAACCTGTGGGGCGAAGACTACCTGAATCGGAAGCAGGCTCTCCTGCAGGCCGTTTCGGACAAGCGCCGTTCCAAGATCGAGTTGCAAAAAGCGGAAACCGACCTTCAAACCTCGGTTGCGAACACGGTCCGCAATGTGAATATGCGGCTCAAGTTCATCACGTTGGCGAAACGCAATTCCGAACTTAAGGCCAAGCAGTTGGACAATGAGAACACCAAGCTCATGACAGGGCGTTCCACCAACTTTCAGGTGGTCACCTATCAGGACCAGTTGGTTCAGGCGCAACAGGATGAAGTCGCCAGTTCCATCTCCTACCTTCAGTCCCTTCTGGAACTGGATCAATTGCTCGGCACGACCATGGATACGTGGAAGGTAGAATTCAAACATGACGATGCCGCGTTGGAAAAAGAGTTGAACGACGAGGTCAGACCGCTCGTATGGACATGGTGGTAA